CCGGGCCTGGCCCATCAGCCGGCTCAGGTCTGCGGTGCTCGGCTTGTAGCCGATGCTGATCTGGTCGAGGGCGGCACGGGTGGCGGCTTGAGCGACCGGGTCCGCTGCGACGAGCGTCTGCATGGCTGCCGCGTCGGGCGCGACGCTGACTCCGGCCGCGGCCAGCTTGACGGCTGTGCGGGTATCGTCGGCGACGATCCGGATGCCGTCGGCGGGCGTGCAGTCGCAGCCCGGGGTGAGACAGAAGAATCGGCTGCCGTCGTACAGATATCGGCCGGTGACCGGCGCCATCAAGGACAGAACCTCGGCGGCCGCCGCGACGATGGGCCGGGCGGTCTGCCCGTAACCGACCAGAACAGTGCCCGACGCGCCCGGTGGCAGCCGCAGCGCCAGATGCTCCAGCAGCGCCTCGATCGGCTCGTTCAGGGCAAGGCACGCGGTGTTGCGCGCGGTCCGATCCGGCGAGACGAAGATCGCGACGAGCGCGTCGGTGGGGTGATAGCCGAGCAGGTGCGGTACCAGACCGAGCACTTCGCTGGTGGTGTGGGTACGGGCCGGTACAAAGGAACCGGACATGGTGGTGACCTCCTCGAGGAAGGGAGTTCGCTGCTATCGCAGGTGCACGGACGAGACGTCGTTGCAGGTGACGGTGTCACCGCTGCTGAACATCAGCTGTCTCGCCTGGCGAGCGACGATCAGTGCTTCGGTGCGGGTGACCAGGTCGTCGCCGAAGTGGCCGGAGAACACCACGGCGCGCATGCTTTCGTGTGGTTCCGGATCGGCGAGACGCTTGTCGACCAGGTGGTTGAGTTGTCGCAGGAGCGTGTCGGGCCAGTCGCGACCGGAGTGAACCAGCGACACCGCATCGCCGCCGAGGGCCGACTGGCTGCCGGCGTACGGGACCCGCTCGATGAGGGTGGGCTGATTGGCGCCCACCATCCGTGATCAGGGTCGGTGGTGATCAGCTCGGCGATGGTCTCGGCGATCTGC
This window of the Actinoplanes oblitus genome carries:
- a CDS encoding DUF4192 family protein; this translates as MSGSFVPARTHTTSEVLGLVPHLLGYHPTDALVAIFVSPDRTARNTACLALNEPIEALLEHLALRLPPGASGTVLVGYGQTARPIVAAAAEVLSLMAPVTGRYLYDGSRFFCLTPGCDCTPADGIRIVADDTRTAVKLAAAGVSVAPDAAAMQTLVAADPVAQAATRAALDQISIGYKPSTADLSRLMGQARSGQSLTADEVAQLTVALRERGLLIEAWRHTGDALWQRDLWLDALRRTPGGDATAAAALTAWSAWRRGEDALAGAAHERARALAPRNGLINLIGWLLGARIPAHRVPWLLTDSTAAAPVRDRP